From the genome of Planctomycetia bacterium:
CCGGAGAAACCCCGGCCGCCGCCGAGGCCGCCGAGCGACTGATGAACGATCTGCCCGGCAGGTCCGCCGACAACTACTACTACTGGTACTACGGCACGCTGGCGATGCATCAGCTCGGCGGACAATCTTGGGAAACCTGGAACCGCGCGTTGCAAACGCGGCTACTGGCCGGTCAGACGGCCTCGGGCCCGTACGCCGGAAGCTGGAATCCGGACGCCGTCTGGGGTGGACACGGCGGCCGCATCTACAGCACGGCCTTGGCCACGCTGAGCTTGGAGGTCTACTACCGCTACCTCCCGATGGTCGACGAAACGGCCGCCAAGTCGCGCCGTGTGAAGTGATTGGCGATTGAAATCGGGCCACGGGGTTCGGGATAATCGAATCGCCAACCGCCCCGTTCGCGCCGTTGGCCTAACTTCTCAGCGTCGATCTTGGTCGATCTCGCCAATGCCGGTATGCTCTGCCTCGCAGCACGATGCTGCCTTTTCACCGCTGGCAGGGAAGCCAACCATGCGTAACGAAGCGTCGGAACATTTGCTCGACGTGTTTGATCGCCTCGGACGCCCGCGAATGCTCGTCGTGGGGGATCTAATTCTTGACCGGTATACCTGGGGGAATGCCGAGCGGGTCAGCCAGGAGGCCCCGGTGATCTTGCTGCGCGCCGATCGGCGCGAACAGCGTCTCGGCGGCGCAGCGAACGTCTGTCAAATGCTCCGCGGACTCGAAGCGGAAGTCGCTTGCGTCGGCGTCGTGGGCGATGACAACGCCGGTCGCCAACTGCGCGAACTGCTGGCCGCGACCGGCATCGACGTGGCGGGCCTGGTCATCGATCCCGAACGCCCAACGACGGAAAAAGAGCGCTTTATCGGCCGCGCCGCGAATCGCCACGGCCACCAGATTCTCCGTGTCGACACGGAAGAACGCGCCGCCGTCGAGGGGCACGTGGAACGCGCTTTAATCGAACAGCTGGAACGCCTTTGCGAAGCGGACGTCTCGCGTTGGTCGTCCGACGAGCACGACTACACGCTGGCCGACGAGTTGCCGTCGTACCCGGATTTCCCGGAGACGACGCCGTCGGAGTCGTATCGCGAAACGATTGTGCCAATCACCAGCGACTGGCGCAACGCTTTGGCGACGCAATCGGTGATCGCCGAACATGGCGACGTGATGCCGCAACCGGAAGACGCACAAGTTTGCCCATTCGACGCGATTCTGGTTTCCGACTACGACAAAGGCGTCTGCACGCCCGCCGTGATGCGTGCCGTGACGGCGCTCGGGCGCAAGTTGGGCGTGCCGGTCGTGGTTGATCCAGGGCGCGGCGTCGATTGGTCGAAGTACCGCGGCGCCACGGCGATCAAGGCGAACCGCGTCGAAGCGGAACTGGCCGTGGAGCGCAAATTTCAACTCCGCGCGGCCAAACACGGCGAGCATGGGCCGCTGCAATTAGAAGATCCGTTCGACGCGGGCGTTTGGCTCTGCCGCGAATTGGAGCTCGGCCTCGTGGTGATCACGCTCGACCGCGACGGCGCGGTGCTGGTCGAATCGAACGCGCACGGTCGGCCAGGTCGTCGCGCCGACGACTTCTTCCGCGAACATTTTGCCACCCGCGCGCGCGACGTCTACGACATCACCGGCGCAGGCGACATGGTGCTGGCCATGATCGGCGTGGCGCTCGCGGCCAACGTTTCTGCGGCGGACGCCGTGCGGCTCGGCAATGTCGCGGGTGGACTGGAAGTCGAAAAGGAAGGGGTCGTCGTCATTCCCCGCGCGGAGATTCGCCAGGACCTGCTTGTCGAACTTGGCGCACCGCCGGCGGAAGCTGGCAAGATCCTGCCACTCGATCGACTGGCGGCCCAGATCGCCGAACATCGCGCTGCCGGCCAACGCGTCGTGTTCACGAACGGCTGCTTCGACCTGTTGCACGTGGGCCACATCACGTCGCTGGAAGAAGCCGCGTCGCAGGGAGAGATCCTGGTCGTCGCCGTGAACAGCGATAGCAGCGTACGGAAGTTGAAAGGTTCAGGACGCCCGTTGATCGCCGAGCAAGATCGCGCGCGGATGTTGGCGGCGCTTAGCGTCGTCGACTACGTGCTGATCTTCAACGAAGACACGCCGCTGCAAGCCATCCGTAGGCTGCGGCCGCACGTGCTCGTTAAAGGGGGCACGTACGCGCCAGGCCAAGTCGTCGGCCAGGATTTCGTCGAATCGTATGGCGGCCGCCTGTACCTGTCGCGTATGGTCGACGGCATCTCCACGACCAATCTCGTCAACTCAATCCACGGCATGAACGGCCCGCACTACTTACGCCGCGGCATCGCGGGACTATCGCGCGAAGAGCTGGATATTACGAAAGACTAGTGCGGAATGTCGAATGACGAAATCCGAATGACGAAAGAAGCTCGAATGACTGAATGTCGAATGAAGGAGTTGGATCAATTGCAACTCATTCGACATTCAAGCATTCAGTTTTGATTCGTCATTCGGATTTCGTCATTCGACATTCCGCCTCTGCGGTTCAGAACAATTTCCCTTTCGCCTACCAACCATGAACATCGCCGTTTTTTTGCCGAACTGGGTGGGCGACGTCGTGATGGCCACGCCGGCGCTACGGGCGTTGCGAAATCACTTTGCCGATGCGCATTTGATCGGAGTATTGCGGCCGTATGTGGCGGACGTGTTGGCGGGAACGCAGTTTCTCGACGAGCAGTTATTTTACGATCCCCGCGCGCGGGAACGTGCGCTTGGCAGTTGGTCGCTGATTCGCCGGCTGCGTTCGCGACGTCCGGACATGGCGGTGTTGTTGACGAATTCGCTGCGCACCGGAATGCTCGCCTGGGCGTCCGGCGCGAAGCGCCGCATCGGCTACGCGCGTTATGGCCGCGGGCCGTTGTTGACCGACAAGCTGTATCACCGCCGCGAAGACGGCAAATACATTCCGAGCCCTGTGCTGGACGATTATCTACGTCTCACCGCCGCGGCCGGTTGTCCGTCGGAATCGCCGCGCATGGATCTCGCGACGACGCTCGATGATGAGCGCGCGGCCGCGGCCGTCTGGCGCAGGTTGGCTCTGCCGGATGGAAACCGCGTCGTGGTGTTCAACTCCGGCGGCGCGTTCGGCGCAGCCAAACTTTGGCCGACCGAATACTTCGCCGAGCTGGCGGCGCGCGTGGCCAACGACCTGGGCTACCACGTGCTGGTCGTCTGCGGTCCCAGTGAGCGCAAGGTGGCGGCGTCGATTGTCGCACAGTCTGGCCATCCGCGGGTGAAGAGTCTGGCGGAAGAGCCGCTTTCGATCGGCTTGACGAAGGCCTGCATTCGCCGTAGCCGGTTGATGATCAGCACCGATAGCGGCCCGCGCCATTTCGCCGCGGCCTTCGATGTGCCGGTGATCAGCCTGTTTGGCCCGACGCATATCGCCTGGAGCGAAAACCATTACCCGCGCAGCGTTCACTTGCAGCAAGACGTCCCCTGCGGACCGTGCCAGGAGCGCGTCTGCCCGTTGCGGAAACATTATTGCATGCGCGAACTAACGGTCGATCGCGTCTACGCGGCGGTGGCGGCGCAACTGACCGAGGCGCGCCCCGCGAAGGCGGCGTAGGGATTACACGAATTGACGGACAACTCAAGTCATGCCCACACACATTGCGTCTCCGAAGATCATTTCCGCCGCTGGGAATAAGCCGAAGACGATCGCCGAGTTCGTCGGGCGAGTAAACTCATCTACGTCCGCGGTCAGCATTGCGCAGATGAAAAGTCCGCCGGGCTGGGAAGAGCCTGGGCAACGACCGGAGTTCGACGAATACACCGTCGTGCTGCGCGGCATGTTGCGCGTCGAGCATGAGCAAGGCGTGACGGACGTGGAGGCAGGGCAGGCGATCATCACGCATCGCGGCGAATGGGTCCGCTATAGCTCGCCCGGCGCGGAAGGGGCGGAGTACATCGCCGTTTGCTTGCCGGCGTTCAGCCCCGACACGGTCCATCGCGACGCGTAGTTTCCTTTCGCCGAGCGAAAGGAGACAATGAGGGCAGCACAGGAGCTTGCCCGAATGTCGACGTCACTGCCGCAACTTGCGCCGCGTGATCCGGAATCCCATAAAGGGGACTACGGCCGATTGCTATTGATCGGTGGTTCGCGCGGCATGAGCGGCGCGATTGCCTTGGCCGGCCTGGCGGCGGTTCGCTCCGGTGCAGGCCTAGTGCGATTGGCGACGCCGGATGTTTCTCTCGACGCCGTCGCCGCGCAGTTTCCGGCCTACATGACGTTAGCGCTTCCGAGCGATCGCCACGGCCGGATCGCGCGTACGGCTTGGGACGCACTGCATCGTGCCATCGAGCAAGTGAACGTGGTCGCCATTGGACCTGGTCTCGGCAGATCGCTCGGCCTCGGCTGGCTGGTGGATCGGCTCTATCGCGAAGTGGCGTTGCCGATGGTGGTCGACGCCGACGCGTTGAATGCCCTCGCGGATCGCGGAACGCCGCTCGCTGAACACTCCGGACCGCGGATTCTCACGCCGCACTCTGGGGAGTTCCGCCGTTTGGTTCCCAATTCCTCCAATGACCGTGCTGAGCAAGAATCGCAGGCCATTGAACTGGCCCGGTCGGCTGGCATCGTGCTGGTTCTGAAGGGCCACCACACTTTGGTGACCGATGGAAAAATGTCCTTCCACAACACGACCGGCAACCCCGGTATGGCCACGGGAGGCAGCGGCGACGTGCTTACCGGCGTCATTACCGCCCTGCTGGGCCAGGGTTTGACGCCGCTGGACGCCGCGCGGCTCGGCGTCTATCTCCACGGCGCCGCCGGTGATATTGCGGCCGATGTCTACGGCGAGGTTTCCCTCACCCCCCTCGATATCGTGGAATCGCTCTCGATCACCATTCAGAACGTCTCGTTGCCCGACGACCCCGTCTGAACCGCCTCATGGTCCCACTGTTAGCCCGGGCATACCGATTCCTAGCCGGGTCTTAACCGTTTCTGAACATTTGCCCGTTATGGTGAAAGGCGTCTCTGGGGAAATTGCGCGCCTACCTGCTGGATGCAACAAATCATGCGACGCCTATCGCTGTGGCTGGTGTTGGTGGGATCACTGGGAGTGGTAGCTGGTTGCGGTGACGGTTCCGGTGCGTCGGGAGAGCCGACGCTCGTGCAAATCGACGGTTCCAGCACCGTCTTCCCGGTGAGCGAGGCGGTTGCCGAGGAATTCCAGAACTCACAGGCCGGCAAGGTCAATGTGACCGTCGGCAACTCTGGAACCGGCGGCGGCTTCAAGAAATTCTTCCGCGGTGAGACCGATGTTTCGAACGCCTCGCGCCCCATCCTGAAAGAGGAGATGGAAGTCGCGAAGCAGAACAACATCGAATACATCGAATTGCCGATCTGCTTCGACGCGCTGACGATCGTCGTTCACAAGGACAACGACTGGGTCGACTCGATCACGGTCGATGAATTGAAGAAGATGTGGGAGCCGGGCGCCACGGGTCAGGTGACGCAATGGAGCCAGGTCCGCGAAGGCTGGCCCAGCGAGAAGTTCGCGCTCTTCGGGGCCGGTTCCGATTCCGGGACGTTCGATTACTTCACCGAAGCCGTCAATGGCAAGGCGAAGGTCAGCCGCGGCGACTACACAGCCAGCGAAGACGACAACACGTTGGTGCAAGGCGTGGCCGGCAATAAGTACGCCTTGGGCTACATCCCATTCGCCTACTACGAGCCGAACAAAGATAAGCTCAAAGCGGTACCGGTCAGTTGGTCGAAGAACTCCACAACGGAGCCGGTGATGCCAAGCATGGAAAACGTGCTGGCGGGCATCTACAACCCGTTGTCGCGCCCGTTGTTCGTGTATGTGAACAAGAAGTCGGCGGATAAGCCGGAAGTGAAGGCGTATGTCGAATTCTTGATCGAAAACGTGGGCACGTTGGCCAAGGACGTGAAATACCTGCCGCTGCCGGAGGCGGCGTACACGATGGCGAAGGAACGCTTCGAAAAACGCGTCACGGGCAGCGTGTTCGGCGGCGTGCCCGAGGTGGGCGTCAAGGTCGAGGACCTCTTGGCACGAGAAGCTGTCCAGTAGGCAACGCGGCGTGACGCAATTCGGACCCGAGCGGGTCTAGTCGGAGCAACGAAGTGAGTAGGCCCAACCCGTCGCTCATCTGGTGGCGAAGGCGCCGCGAGTGGACGATCGAATCGCTGCTCTGCCTGGCCGCGGTTTCCTCGGTGCTGATCACCGCGGGGATCGTCGGCATTTTGATGGTCGAGTCCGCGCGGTTTTTTCAGGTCGTGTCGTTGGGCGACTTTCTGACCGACACGATGTGGACGCCGCTCTTCGAGCCGCCGCGTTACGGCATCATGTCGCTCCTCTCCGGCACGCTGGTTACCACGGCCGTCGCGCTGGCCGTGGCCATGCCGGCGGGGACGATCATCGCCGCTTATCTAAGTGAATTCGCGCCGCATCGCGTGCGCGAATGCGTCAAGCCGGTGCTGGAATTGCTAAGCGCGGTGCCGACCGTGGTGTTCGGCTACTTCGCGCTCTTGTTCGTGGCGCCGCTGCTGCAAAAGATCATGCCCAACTTGCCAACGTTCAACATGCTGAGCGCCGGCATCGTGATGGGCATTATGATCATTCCGTATATCAGTTCGCTCTCGGAAGATGCGATGCGGGCCGTGCCAATGATCTTGCGCGAAGGCGCGTACGGCCTCGGGGCGAATCGTGTCATCACCGTGTTTCGCGTGGTCTTTCCGGCGGCGTTCTCCGGCATCGTGGCGTCATACGTGTTGGCCATTTCTCGCGCGATCGGCGAAACCATGATCGTCGCCATCGCCGCGGGGCAGCAACCCAATCTAACCTTGAATCCGACAGAACCAGCCGCCACCGTGACCGCGTTTATTGTGCAAGTCTGCCTCGGAGACTTGCCGCACGACAGCATTGGCTACAAATCGATCTTCGCGGCCGGGTTTACACTATTCCTGATGACGCTGGGCTTCAACATTATCGGCCACCTGATGCGGCGCCGTTTCCGGGAGGCGTACTAATGGAGGTCTCGCGCTTGCGGCGAAAGTGCGCTCACCCTTGGTTTCAGTTGCGTCAGCTGTTCGGCGTCAATACACCACGACTTCGTCGGATCGTCGCCAAACGGTGGCTCGAGGACGTCTTGTTTTCGTTGGCCGGGGCGGTCTGCACATTGATTGGACTAGTGACGCTGGGCGCGCTGTTTTATAACCTGATGCACGACGGCTTACATCGGCTGGACTGGTCGTTACTCGCTTCGTTTCCCTCGCGCTTCGCCGAACGCGCCGGTGTGCTCTCCGCCTGGGTCGGTTCGTTGTTGATTATGCTGGTTACGACGCTGTCGGCGATTCCGCTGGGTGTCGCGGCCGGCGTGTATCTGGAGGAATACGGCAAGAAGAACTGGCGCACCACGTTGATCGAGTTGAATATCGCCAACCTCGCCGGCGTGCCTTCGATTATCTACGGGCTGATGGCGCTCGGGCTGTTCGTCTACATGCTCGGGCTGGGACGCAGCATCCTCGCCGGTGGCTTGACGTTGGCGTGTCTAATCCTGCCAATCATCATCGTCGCCACGCGCGAAGCGTTGCGGTCGATTCCGCAGGAGATTCGCGAAGCTGCCTATGGCATGGGCGCTTCGAAATGGCAGGTGATTTGGCATCACTTGTTGCCATACTCCACCGGCGGCATTTCCACCGGCATCATCATCGGTCTCTCGCGCGCCATCGGCGAGACCGCGCCGCTGATCACGATCGGCGCGCTGACGTTTATCGCCTTTTTGCCATTCAACTCCGCCAGCGAACTGGTGACGCTCCGTTGGCTCGACAATCAATTCACGGTACTTCCAATTCAGATGTTCAATTGGGTCTCCCGCCCGGGCGTGGAATTCCAGGCCAATGCCGCCGCCGCGGGGCTGTTGTTGATTGCGATCACCTTGTCGATGAACGCCGTGGCGATCGTCGTGCGATATCGCATGCGAAAACGAATCAAATGGTAAGAGATTCGCTATCATGAGCACTGCTTTCTCCGAATTGCCGGCGAACCCGCCTTCTATGCCAAGCGAACAACGAGCCCGGCCGACGGAACATCGCCCCGTGGCGACGGCCGAGACGTCTGCGCCGCCCGCGGCCCCGTCGGTCAAGGCGGAGGTGCGCGACCTGAGCTTCTATTACGGCAACGTCCGCGCGCTGAAGAATATCAACTTGCAGTTCCTGGAGCGTCAGGTCACTGCCATCATCGGACCTTCCGGATGCGGCAAGTCGACGTTGCTCCGCTGCTTCAACCGGATGCATGACTTGTATCCCGGCAATCGCTATGAAGGCCAGATCCTGCTTCAGCCGGACGGCGTGAACATCGTTTCGCCGGACGTGGATCCGATCGAAATGCGGATGCGGATCAGCATGGTCTTTCAGAAGCCGAACCCGTTTCCCAAATCGATCTTCGAGAATGTCGCCTTCGGCCTGCGCTTGCGCGGCGAGCACAAGGCGACGATCAATGCTAAGATCGAGCAAGCGCTCCGCTCCGCGGCGCTCTGGGACGAAGTGAAAGATCGGCTCCATCAGCCGGCGTACAAACTTTCTGGGGGGCAGCAACAGCGGCTTTGCATTGCGCGGTCGTTGGCGACCGACCCGGAAATCCTGCTGCTCGACGAACCGACCTCGGCCCTCGACCCGGTCGCGACTTCGAAGATCGAAGAACTGGTCGCCGAGTTGCGCGACTACGTCACGATCATTGTCGTCACGCACAATATGCAGCAGGCCGCGCGGATCTCCGACTATACGGTCTTCCTCTACATCGGCGAACTGGTCGAAGTCGATCGCACGGAACATATCTTCAAGAACCCCGCCAACAAGTTGACGCAAAGTTATATCACCGGGAGCTTTGGGTAGGGCTGGGGGAAGTTGGAAGTTTTCAGTGTTCAGTTTTCAGTGCCGCTGATCTTGGCTTTTGGTCGCTGGCGCACGTCCTATTTTGCGACCTACACTTCTCAGGGCGGTTCCTCCGCCGGGCGCGGCTGCGCGCTTTTGGAGTCGTCTCCGCATCTTCCCTCCAGGCGTCCTGAGATCTTCGCGGTGAACGCTATTTCCTCACCTCAGCCAGCCGTGCGGATTCGTGAGTTGGATGGGCTCCGCGGGCTGGCGGCGTTGAGCGTGGTGTTCTTTCATTTCACGTTGCGCTACGGACAGCTCTTCGGTGCGCCCGACGGACTGTGGTTCGACTTTCCGCGGGGCGACTACGGCGTTCAATTGTTCTTCATGATCAGCGGCTTCGTCATTTTCATGACGCTGGACCGCACGCGGACGGCCACCGACTTTGTCGTCGCCCGTTTCGCACGGTTGTATCCGGCGTATTGGGCGGCGATGCTGCTGACGTTTACGGTAGTCTCGCTGTTCGGACTGCCGGGACAAGAGGTCGGCCTGCGCGATTTCGTCGTGAATCTCACGATGGTGCAGTCGCTCCTGCACGTCCCGCACGTAGACGGGGCCTATTGGTCGCTACAGGCGGAGATTCTGTTCTACGCCGCGATGTTATCGCTGTGGCGATTCGGTTGGCTGTCCAACGCGATTCGCACGCTATCCATGTGGCTGGCCCTGGCGGTCGCCGTGCAACTCGCGGCGTGGTGGCTGCCGGAGCGGCTCGCCGGCGCGCTCGGGCCGGTGCTCACGCTCGGCAGTTTGCGCTTCATCCATCTCTTCATCATCGGGATGGCGCTGTATCAGCAGCGCGGCGTGGTGGCGATCGATCCCGGCTGGCTGCTGCTGGTCGTCGCTTGTTGGTTCTGGCACGCACTGGTCGACGCTCCCGCCGGCGCGTCGCTCGTGGCGGCCTTCACGGTCGTGATGTACCTGGCGACCGCCGGGCAACTCCCCTGGCTCGCGAGCCGGCCGCTCGCGTACCTCGGCGGCATCTCCTATACGCTATATCTCGTGCATCAAAACGTCGGCTACGTGATCATCCGCACGTTGAACCGTTGGGGCCTGAACGCCAACGTGAGCTTATTACTGGCCGTCGGTTGCGTGGTCGGACTGGCGATCGCCCTCTCGCGTTTCATGGAACGCCCCGCGCTGGCCATCATCAAATCGCGTTATGCCGCCTGGCAAGCGGCGCCGCGTCGGCCGCTACGGCTGCCGAAGCGCCGACGCTCGGTCGGGTGCTAAGTCGCTTTGCGCCGCGGCTTGCGTGGTGGTTCGTCGGCGGAAATACGGCTTGAGCCAACCGTGTTCCATGACCTTGAGCAAACTCTCGACGGCAACGGCGGCGTTCCTTTGAAGTGAGGCGCGCTCGCGCAAGATGCGCGGCAATCCTCGCAGCGCATCCCTTTTGCTGTGTAGGATCACGCGGCCGCGCCCTCGAAGTGCGAACCAGAGAACTGTCGCCAGGTTCCACGCCAAATGCTGCGGCAGATGACGCCACAGCAGCCGTGCGGGCGTGTTGCGAAAGAAGGTCCAGACCAGATTGCGATGTCCGTGGTAGATGGCGAAATCGCTCCGCGGACCGCTCGATGCGCCGCCGACGTGCCGAGCGACGGCGCGCGGTACGTGCCAGATCCGATGGCCGCCCAAACGCAGTCGATAGCTCAGATCGACGTCTTCGAAGTAACAGAAGAACGACTCGTCGAAGCCGCCCGCTTCCAATACAGCGTCGCGACGATACAACGCCGCCGCCGCGCAGGCGGAGAAGACTTCGCGCGGCCCCCGCGCTTCGCCGAGCGAATGTTCGGCCGCGATTTGCCCGTGTCCTGCGCGCCAGGCGGCGCCGCAGACATGATAAACGTCGCCCGCACCGTCCAGCCGGCCGGTGTCGCGCGCGGAAATCAACTGGCTCGATAGCGCCGCGCAGTCGGGCAACGACTCGGCAGCCGACAGCATCCGCGCGAGCCAATGCCGGCCCGGCAGCGCATCGGAATTCAACACTGCCACCCAGCGACAATCGTCGGCCTCGCGCAGCGCCGCGTTGCAGGCCGCCGCGAAGCCGCGGTTCTGCGCAAAGCGACGGACTTCGACGCTTGGAAATCGTTCTCGAATGCCATCGCAGGAATCATCCTGGCTCGCGTTGTCGTACAGCAGAATACGCTCCGGCGCCACGCTCTGACGACACACGGCGCGCAAGCATTCCCGCAATCTTGGACCACCGTTGTAGTTGACGATGGCAATCGCGACGCCGTGAGCCACTTTGCGCGGAGCAAGCGCGGCCGACTTGGGTGCGCGAGACTTGATGAGTGGCATGGCTTCCTTTCCACGGCAACGGGCCGGGCCGCTTCAACGCCTCATGGCTTGGCGCTCGATCGCAACGCGTCCACCGTCACCACGGGCGTCTGACTCTGGCAACCTCCGCAGGCACTGCCGCAGCCGGATTTCCCGCGACCAGCGACGATCTGCCACGAACGCCAGGCCAAATGCGCCGCACACGCGGCCACGATCAGCGCGACAATCAGTTGTTGCCAAACGAGCGACATGGAGAGCGACTCAATATGACGGTTTCGGTGCCGGATTCCATTCTAGCCAATTGCCCGCCGTGC
Proteins encoded in this window:
- the rfaE2 gene encoding D-glycero-beta-D-manno-heptose 1-phosphate adenylyltransferase; its protein translation is MRNEASEHLLDVFDRLGRPRMLVVGDLILDRYTWGNAERVSQEAPVILLRADRREQRLGGAANVCQMLRGLEAEVACVGVVGDDNAGRQLRELLAATGIDVAGLVIDPERPTTEKERFIGRAANRHGHQILRVDTEERAAVEGHVERALIEQLERLCEADVSRWSSDEHDYTLADELPSYPDFPETTPSESYRETIVPITSDWRNALATQSVIAEHGDVMPQPEDAQVCPFDAILVSDYDKGVCTPAVMRAVTALGRKLGVPVVVDPGRGVDWSKYRGATAIKANRVEAELAVERKFQLRAAKHGEHGPLQLEDPFDAGVWLCRELELGLVVITLDRDGAVLVESNAHGRPGRRADDFFREHFATRARDVYDITGAGDMVLAMIGVALAANVSAADAVRLGNVAGGLEVEKEGVVVIPRAEIRQDLLVELGAPPAEAGKILPLDRLAAQIAEHRAAGQRVVFTNGCFDLLHVGHITSLEEAASQGEILVVAVNSDSSVRKLKGSGRPLIAEQDRARMLAALSVVDYVLIFNEDTPLQAIRRLRPHVLVKGGTYAPGQVVGQDFVESYGGRLYLSRMVDGISTTNLVNSIHGMNGPHYLRRGIAGLSREELDITKD
- the waaF gene encoding lipopolysaccharide heptosyltransferase II; translated protein: MNIAVFLPNWVGDVVMATPALRALRNHFADAHLIGVLRPYVADVLAGTQFLDEQLFYDPRARERALGSWSLIRRLRSRRPDMAVLLTNSLRTGMLAWASGAKRRIGYARYGRGPLLTDKLYHRREDGKYIPSPVLDDYLRLTAAAGCPSESPRMDLATTLDDERAAAAVWRRLALPDGNRVVVFNSGGAFGAAKLWPTEYFAELAARVANDLGYHVLVVCGPSERKVAASIVAQSGHPRVKSLAEEPLSIGLTKACIRRSRLMISTDSGPRHFAAAFDVPVISLFGPTHIAWSENHYPRSVHLQQDVPCGPCQERVCPLRKHYCMRELTVDRVYAAVAAQLTEARPAKAA
- a CDS encoding cupin domain-containing protein; amino-acid sequence: MPTHIASPKIISAAGNKPKTIAEFVGRVNSSTSAVSIAQMKSPPGWEEPGQRPEFDEYTVVLRGMLRVEHEQGVTDVEAGQAIITHRGEWVRYSSPGAEGAEYIAVCLPAFSPDTVHRDA
- a CDS encoding NAD(P)H-hydrate dehydratase; protein product: MSTSLPQLAPRDPESHKGDYGRLLLIGGSRGMSGAIALAGLAAVRSGAGLVRLATPDVSLDAVAAQFPAYMTLALPSDRHGRIARTAWDALHRAIEQVNVVAIGPGLGRSLGLGWLVDRLYREVALPMVVDADALNALADRGTPLAEHSGPRILTPHSGEFRRLVPNSSNDRAEQESQAIELARSAGIVLVLKGHHTLVTDGKMSFHNTTGNPGMATGGSGDVLTGVITALLGQGLTPLDAARLGVYLHGAAGDIAADVYGEVSLTPLDIVESLSITIQNVSLPDDPV
- a CDS encoding PstS family phosphate ABC transporter substrate-binding protein, whose protein sequence is MRRLSLWLVLVGSLGVVAGCGDGSGASGEPTLVQIDGSSTVFPVSEAVAEEFQNSQAGKVNVTVGNSGTGGGFKKFFRGETDVSNASRPILKEEMEVAKQNNIEYIELPICFDALTIVVHKDNDWVDSITVDELKKMWEPGATGQVTQWSQVREGWPSEKFALFGAGSDSGTFDYFTEAVNGKAKVSRGDYTASEDDNTLVQGVAGNKYALGYIPFAYYEPNKDKLKAVPVSWSKNSTTEPVMPSMENVLAGIYNPLSRPLFVYVNKKSADKPEVKAYVEFLIENVGTLAKDVKYLPLPEAAYTMAKERFEKRVTGSVFGGVPEVGVKVEDLLAREAVQ
- the pstC gene encoding phosphate ABC transporter permease subunit PstC; this encodes MSRPNPSLIWWRRRREWTIESLLCLAAVSSVLITAGIVGILMVESARFFQVVSLGDFLTDTMWTPLFEPPRYGIMSLLSGTLVTTAVALAVAMPAGTIIAAYLSEFAPHRVRECVKPVLELLSAVPTVVFGYFALLFVAPLLQKIMPNLPTFNMLSAGIVMGIMIIPYISSLSEDAMRAVPMILREGAYGLGANRVITVFRVVFPAAFSGIVASYVLAISRAIGETMIVAIAAGQQPNLTLNPTEPAATVTAFIVQVCLGDLPHDSIGYKSIFAAGFTLFLMTLGFNIIGHLMRRRFREAY
- the pstA gene encoding phosphate ABC transporter permease PstA; translation: MFGVNTPRLRRIVAKRWLEDVLFSLAGAVCTLIGLVTLGALFYNLMHDGLHRLDWSLLASFPSRFAERAGVLSAWVGSLLIMLVTTLSAIPLGVAAGVYLEEYGKKNWRTTLIELNIANLAGVPSIIYGLMALGLFVYMLGLGRSILAGGLTLACLILPIIIVATREALRSIPQEIREAAYGMGASKWQVIWHHLLPYSTGGISTGIIIGLSRAIGETAPLITIGALTFIAFLPFNSASELVTLRWLDNQFTVLPIQMFNWVSRPGVEFQANAAAAGLLLIAITLSMNAVAIVVRYRMRKRIKW
- the pstB gene encoding phosphate ABC transporter ATP-binding protein PstB, whose amino-acid sequence is MSTAFSELPANPPSMPSEQRARPTEHRPVATAETSAPPAAPSVKAEVRDLSFYYGNVRALKNINLQFLERQVTAIIGPSGCGKSTLLRCFNRMHDLYPGNRYEGQILLQPDGVNIVSPDVDPIEMRMRISMVFQKPNPFPKSIFENVAFGLRLRGEHKATINAKIEQALRSAALWDEVKDRLHQPAYKLSGGQQQRLCIARSLATDPEILLLDEPTSALDPVATSKIEELVAELRDYVTIIVVTHNMQQAARISDYTVFLYIGELVEVDRTEHIFKNPANKLTQSYITGSFG
- a CDS encoding acyltransferase, coding for MNAISSPQPAVRIRELDGLRGLAALSVVFFHFTLRYGQLFGAPDGLWFDFPRGDYGVQLFFMISGFVIFMTLDRTRTATDFVVARFARLYPAYWAAMLLTFTVVSLFGLPGQEVGLRDFVVNLTMVQSLLHVPHVDGAYWSLQAEILFYAAMLSLWRFGWLSNAIRTLSMWLALAVAVQLAAWWLPERLAGALGPVLTLGSLRFIHLFIIGMALYQQRGVVAIDPGWLLLVVACWFWHALVDAPAGASLVAAFTVVMYLATAGQLPWLASRPLAYLGGISYTLYLVHQNVGYVIIRTLNRWGLNANVSLLLAVGCVVGLAIALSRFMERPALAIIKSRYAAWQAAPRRPLRLPKRRRSVGC
- a CDS encoding glycosyltransferase family 2 protein, translated to MPLIKSRAPKSAALAPRKVAHGVAIAIVNYNGGPRLRECLRAVCRQSVAPERILLYDNASQDDSCDGIRERFPSVEVRRFAQNRGFAAACNAALREADDCRWVAVLNSDALPGRHWLARMLSAAESLPDCAALSSQLISARDTGRLDGAGDVYHVCGAAWRAGHGQIAAEHSLGEARGPREVFSACAAAALYRRDAVLEAGGFDESFFCYFEDVDLSYRLRLGGHRIWHVPRAVARHVGGASSGPRSDFAIYHGHRNLVWTFFRNTPARLLWRHLPQHLAWNLATVLWFALRGRGRVILHSKRDALRGLPRILRERASLQRNAAVAVESLLKVMEHGWLKPYFRRRTTTQAAAQSDLAPDRASALRQP
- a CDS encoding FeoB-associated Cys-rich membrane protein, giving the protein MSLVWQQLIVALIVAACAAHLAWRSWQIVAGRGKSGCGSACGGCQSQTPVVTVDALRSSAKP